Genomic DNA from Pseudomonas fitomaticsae:
TCAGAATTCGGGCAGGGTTCGCCCTTTATATTCTCAAAAGACCTATCAATATCAATTAACAGTCTTTTACGGAATAACAGTCAGTCTTTATAAATCCTTCATCGCCTTCGGCACTGTTGCTCCAGCAACTGTTTCCCAGGCAACAGCGGTTCAACAAACCGGCCTGAAAGTCACACGAGCACAGCCGCCGACAACGCTCAAAGCCCCGGAATACGGGCTTTACAGGAATTGGTACAGCGCTTGCTCTGCTCCAGTGACTACTCACTGCTCGCCGAGCAACTGTTGAAAAAGGAACTGACCATGTCGCGTCCACTGAAAGTCGTCGCCCTGTCCGGCGGAACCTGGCGTCCGTCCCGCACCCTGGTGCTGACCCAGGCCCTGCTGGCCGAATTGTCCGGGCACCTGCCGGTCGAGAGTCACCTGATCGAACTCGGTGACATCGCCCGCCCGCTGGGCGCCGCACTGTCCCGTCAGGAACTGCCGGCCGAGATCGAAGCCGAGCTGCAAGCCATCGAACAGGCTGACCTGCTGATCGTCGCGGCGCCGGTGTATCGCGGTTCCTATCCGGGGCTGCTCAAGCATTTGTTCGACCTGATCGACCTGAATGCGCTGATCGACACGCCTGTGCTGCTCGCCGCCACTGGTGGCAGTGAACGCCATGCGCTGGTGCTCGATCACCAGTTGCGCCCGCTGTTCAGTTTCTTCCAGGCCGTGACCCTGCCGATTGGGGTGTATGCCACCGAAGCCGATTTCGCCGACTACCAGATCACCAGCGAACCGCTCAAGGCACGTATCCGCCTGGCCGCCGAACGCGCCGCGCCGCTGTTCGGCACTCACATCAAACCGTTGCTGAAAATCGCTTAAGGAGCTGTTCATGGATGTTTTCTGGTTCCTGCCGACCCACGGCGACGGTCACTATCTGGGCACCACCCAAGGCGCGCGCCCGGTCACCCTCAATTACCTGAAGCAGGTGGCGCAAGCCGCTGACAGCCTCGGCTACCACGGCGTGCTGATTCCCACCGGCCGTTCCTGCGAAGACTCTTGGGTGATCGCCTCGGCGCTGGTGCCGCTGACCGAACGCCTGCGTTATCTGGTGGCGATCCGTCCGGGGATCATTTCGCCGACCGTCTCGGCGCGCATGGCCGCGACCCTGGATCGACTGTCCAACGGCCGCTTGCTGATCAACGTCGTGACCGGCGGTGATCCCGACGAAAACCGTGGCGACGGCAGTTTCCTCAGCCACAGCGAACGCTACGAAGTCACCGACGAATTCCTCAAGATCTGGCGCCGGGTGTTGCAAGGCGAGGCGGTGGATTTCGAAGGCAAACATCTGAAAGTACAGAACGCCAAGGCGCTGTATCCACCGGTGCAGAAACCCTATCCGCCACTGTATTTCGGCGGTTCCTCCGAAGCGGCCCACGATCTGGCCGCCGAACAGGTGGACGTGTACCTGACCTGGGGCGAGCCACCGGCCGCGGTCGCCGAGAAACTCGCCGACGTGCGTGAACGCGCCGCCCGTCACGGGCGCAAAGTGAAGTTCGGCATTCGCCTGCACGTGATCGTGCGCGAGACCGCCGAAGAAGCCTGGAAAGCCGCCGACAAACTGATCGAACACATCAGCGACGAAACCATCGAGGCCGCGCAGAAATCCTTTTCCCGCTTCGATTCCGAAGGCCAGCGACGCATGGCCGCCCTGCACGACGGACGTCGCGACAACCTGGAAATCGCCCCCAACCTGTGGGCCGGCGTCGGCCTGGTGCGCGGCGGTGCCGGTACCGCATTGGTCGGCGATCCGCAGCAAGTGGCGGCGCGAATCAAGGAGTACGCGGATCTGGGCATCGAGAGCTTCATTTTCTCCGGTTACCCGCATCTCGAAGAGGCCTACCGCTTTGCCGAGCTGGTGTTCCCGTTGTTGCCCGAGCCGTATGCAAGTCTGGCCGGACGCGGTGTCACCAACCTCACCGGGCCGTTCGGCGAAATGATCGCCAACGATGTACTGCCCGCCAAAGCCAACGCCTGAGGAAGACCGAGTGACTGCCAAACCGCAAAGCACCCTGCTCTCCCCGTTGCAGACCGCCCGCCAACTGGCCGCCGAATTTGCCCTGACCGCCGTCGAGCGCGACGAGCGTGGCGGCACACCGAAAGCCGAACGCGACGCCCTGCGCGACAGCGGTCTGCTGGCCCTGAGCATTCCCACCCGTTACGGCGGCCTCGGCGCGCGCTGGAGCGAAACTCTGGAAGTCGTGCGCGAGTTCGCCAAGGTCGACAGCTCGATCGCCCACGTCTTCGGCTTTCATCATTTGATGCTCGCCACCGTGCGGCTGTTTTCCCGCCCGGAACAATGGCAGCCGTGGTTCGAACAGACCGCGCGGCAGAACTGGTTCTGGGGCAACGCGCTCAATCCGCTGGACACCCGCACCGTGGTCAAGGATCTGGGTGGCTGGCGCGAGTTTTCCGGCAAGAAGAGCTTCTGCTCCGGCGCCAGCGATTCGCAGATGCTGATCGCCTCGGCGGTGGACGAAAGCAACGGCGGCAAACTGCTGATCGCGGCGATCCCCAGTGGCCGCAGCGGCATCACTTTGCACAACGACTGGAACAACATCGGCCAGCGCCAGACCGACAGCGGCAGCGCTACGTTCGAACGGGTGCGGGTCGAAGAATCGGAACTGCTGCTGGATCCGGGGCCGCTGAGCACACCGTACGCCTGCTTGCGCCCGTTGATCGCGCAACTGACGTTCACCCACATGTTCCTCGGCATCGCCGAAGGTGCTTTTGAAGAGGCGCGGCAATACACCCTGAGTGAAACCCGTGTCTGGCACAAATCCTCGGTGCGCGAGGTGCGTGAAGATCCTTACGTGCTGGCCCATTACGGCGAATTCTGGGTCGCCCTCGAGGGCATCCGTCTGCTGGTGGAACGCGCCGCCGCGTTGCTCGACGAAGCCTGGGCCAAAGGCCCGAACCTCAGCACCGAAGAACGCGGTCACCTGGCCACGGCGATTGCCACCGCCAAGGTCGCCGCCAGCCGCCAGGGCCTGGAGATTTGCAGCCGATTGTTCGAAGTCACCGGCGCCCGTTCGACCCACGCGTCGCTGCGTCTGGACCGACACTGGCGCAACCTGCGCACGCAAACCCTGCACGACCCGCTGGATTACAAACTCCACGAGCTGGGTGACTGGGCGCTGAACCAGTCCCTGCCGGTGCCGACGTTCTATTCCTGATTTCCTTTCGTGGAGCGAGACCCATGCAACTGCTGACCCTGCCACACTCACCCGCCCTGGCCACGTCGATTCGCGCCACCGCCCAGGTGTTCGAAGATCCGAAATCCCAGGCCCTGCTGGCGCATCTGCAACAAGTCGCGCCGAGCGAAGCCAGCGTGCTGATCATCGGCGAAACCGGCACCGGCAAGGAGTTGGTGGCGCGGCATATCCACAACCTGAGTAACCGGCGCAACCGGCCGTTCATTGCGGTGAACTGCGGCGCGTTTTCCGAATCGCTGGTGGAAGCCGAACTGTTCGGCCACGAAAAAGGCGCCTTCACCGGCGCCCTCAGCGCCAAGGCCGGATGGTTTGAGGAGGCGGATGGCGGCACCTTGTTCCTCGATGAAATCGGCGATTTGCCGATGGCCATTCAGGTCAAATTGCTGCGGGTGTTGCAGGAGCGTGAAGTGGTGCGCCTGGGTTCGCGCAAGAGCATTCCCATCGATGTGCGGGTGCTGGCGGCGACCAACGTGCAACTGGAGAAAGCCATCAACGCCGGGCATTTCCGCGAGGATCTGTATTACCGGCTGAACGTGGTCAATCTGGAGCTGAGCCCGTTGCGCGATCGGCCCGGTGACATCCTGCCGCTGACCCGGCATTTCATCGAGGCCTACAGTCAGCGCCTGGGCTACGGACGCATCACCATCAGCCCCGGCGCCGAGCACAAGCTGCGCGGCTACAGCTGGCCGGGCAACATCCGCGAACTGGAAAACGTCATTCATCACACGCTGCTGATCTGCCGTAACGGCGTGATCGAACGCGACGATCTGCGCCTGTCGAACCTGCGCATCGACCGTCCCGACGATCAGCACGCGACCGCCGACGACTCACCGGAAGCGCTGCTGGAGCGCGCCTTCCAGAAACTCTTCGAGCAACAGGCCGGCGCCCTGCATGAAAAAGTCGAAGACGCGTTGCTACGCGCGGCCTATCGCTTCTGCCATTACAACCAGGTGCACACCGCGTCCTTGCTCGGCCTGAGCCGCAACGTCACCCGCACGCGGCTGATCAAGATCGGCGAACTGGCGGTAAACAAGCGGCGGCCCACGGAAAATCTGCAAGGCGAGCGCTTGATCCAGCTGTCGATCTAGCCGACCAGTT
This window encodes:
- the msuE gene encoding FMN reductase; its protein translation is MSRPLKVVALSGGTWRPSRTLVLTQALLAELSGHLPVESHLIELGDIARPLGAALSRQELPAEIEAELQAIEQADLLIVAAPVYRGSYPGLLKHLFDLIDLNALIDTPVLLAATGGSERHALVLDHQLRPLFSFFQAVTLPIGVYATEADFADYQITSEPLKARIRLAAERAAPLFGTHIKPLLKIA
- the ssuD gene encoding FMNH2-dependent alkanesulfonate monooxygenase produces the protein MDVFWFLPTHGDGHYLGTTQGARPVTLNYLKQVAQAADSLGYHGVLIPTGRSCEDSWVIASALVPLTERLRYLVAIRPGIISPTVSARMAATLDRLSNGRLLINVVTGGDPDENRGDGSFLSHSERYEVTDEFLKIWRRVLQGEAVDFEGKHLKVQNAKALYPPVQKPYPPLYFGGSSEAAHDLAAEQVDVYLTWGEPPAAVAEKLADVRERAARHGRKVKFGIRLHVIVRETAEEAWKAADKLIEHISDETIEAAQKSFSRFDSEGQRRMAALHDGRRDNLEIAPNLWAGVGLVRGGAGTALVGDPQQVAARIKEYADLGIESFIFSGYPHLEEAYRFAELVFPLLPEPYASLAGRGVTNLTGPFGEMIANDVLPAKANA
- a CDS encoding acyl-CoA dehydrogenase family protein; this encodes MTAKPQSTLLSPLQTARQLAAEFALTAVERDERGGTPKAERDALRDSGLLALSIPTRYGGLGARWSETLEVVREFAKVDSSIAHVFGFHHLMLATVRLFSRPEQWQPWFEQTARQNWFWGNALNPLDTRTVVKDLGGWREFSGKKSFCSGASDSQMLIASAVDESNGGKLLIAAIPSGRSGITLHNDWNNIGQRQTDSGSATFERVRVEESELLLDPGPLSTPYACLRPLIAQLTFTHMFLGIAEGAFEEARQYTLSETRVWHKSSVREVREDPYVLAHYGEFWVALEGIRLLVERAAALLDEAWAKGPNLSTEERGHLATAIATAKVAASRQGLEICSRLFEVTGARSTHASLRLDRHWRNLRTQTLHDPLDYKLHELGDWALNQSLPVPTFYS
- a CDS encoding sigma-54 interaction domain-containing protein — its product is MQLLTLPHSPALATSIRATAQVFEDPKSQALLAHLQQVAPSEASVLIIGETGTGKELVARHIHNLSNRRNRPFIAVNCGAFSESLVEAELFGHEKGAFTGALSAKAGWFEEADGGTLFLDEIGDLPMAIQVKLLRVLQEREVVRLGSRKSIPIDVRVLAATNVQLEKAINAGHFREDLYYRLNVVNLELSPLRDRPGDILPLTRHFIEAYSQRLGYGRITISPGAEHKLRGYSWPGNIRELENVIHHTLLICRNGVIERDDLRLSNLRIDRPDDQHATADDSPEALLERAFQKLFEQQAGALHEKVEDALLRAAYRFCHYNQVHTASLLGLSRNVTRTRLIKIGELAVNKRRPTENLQGERLIQLSI